A section of the Humulus lupulus chromosome 2, drHumLupu1.1, whole genome shotgun sequence genome encodes:
- the LOC133819401 gene encoding protein RALF-like 33, translating into MGTRSLVTFRFLAICAIFAVNLALASSSAIDFSGSHQLSWISSRSACTGTIAECLIAGDDDLEMEMDSESNRRILATSRYISYGALRRNTVPCSRRGASYYNCRPGAQANPYSRGCSSITRCRR; encoded by the coding sequence ATGGGAACCCGAAGCCTCGTCACCTTTCGCTTTCTCGCCATTTGTGCGATCTTCGCCGTTAATTTAGCTCTGGCTTCATCCTCAGCCATAGATTTCAGTGGCAGCCACCAGCTGAGCTGGATTTCGTCGAGATCGGCTTGCACAGGAACAATCGCAGAGTGCCTCATAGCCGGAGACGATGATCTGGAGATGGAGATGGACTCGGAGAGCAACCGGCGTATTTTAGCCACGAGTCGTTATATCAGCTACGGTGCGCTCAGGAGGAACACTGTCCCTTGCTCTCGCCGTGGCGCCTCCTACTACAACTGCCGACCTGGAGCTCAGGCCAATCCTTACTCTCGTGGATGCAGTTCCATTACTCGCTGCCGcagataa
- the LOC133819402 gene encoding heat shock factor-binding protein: MDGHDADDSKQSTADMTAFVQNLLQQMQSRFQAMSDSIITKIDEMGSRIDELEQSINDLKTEMGVEGSPSPSIPSKLKIEPGSPVPKIESKSGDDSV; encoded by the exons ATG GATGGACATGATGCGGATGACTCAAAGCAGAGCACTGCTGACATGACAGCATTT gtaCAAAATCTTCTTCAGCAGATG CAATCAAGATTCCAGGCAATGTCTGACTCTATCATTACAAAGA TTGATGAGATGGGAAGCAGAATTGATGAGTTAGAACAAAGCATTAATGATCTCAAAACCGAAATGGGAGTGGAGGGCTCTCCTTCTCCTTCAATCCCTTCCAAGCTGAAGATCGAACCTGGCTCTCCAGTTCCGAAGATAGAATCTAAGTCCGGCGATGACTCAGTTTAA